One window of the uncultured Umboniibacter sp. genome contains the following:
- the rplT gene encoding 50S ribosomal protein L20 → MPRVKRGVTANRRHKKVLKQAKGYYGARSRIYRVAVQAVTKAGQYAYRDRRVKKRDFRKLWIARINAASRANGMTYSQFINGLKKASIALDRKVMADLAVHDKATFSLLVEKAKAALA, encoded by the coding sequence ATGCCTCGCGTAAAACGTGGAGTGACCGCTAATCGTCGTCACAAGAAAGTCTTAAAGCAAGCTAAGGGTTACTATGGAGCCCGTAGCCGTATTTATCGCGTTGCTGTTCAAGCAGTAACAAAAGCAGGTCAGTACGCTTACCGCGATCGTCGCGTTAAGAAGCGTGATTTCCGTAAGCTGTGGATTGCGCGTATCAACGCAGCAAGCCGTGCTAACGGTATGACCTACAGCCAGTTTATCAACGGTCTTAAAAAGGCGTCTATCGCTCTTGATCGTAAGGTTATGGCTGATTTAGCAGTTCACGACAAAGCAACTTTCTCTCTTCTTGTAGAGAAAGCTAAAGCAGCTTTAGCGTAA
- the rpmI gene encoding 50S ribosomal protein L35 — MPKAKVHSGAAKRFKKVAGGFKRKSAHKSHILTKMTTKRKRQLRGTNLVHKSDVVLIDRMLRTK; from the coding sequence ATGCCGAAAGCTAAAGTACACAGTGGCGCAGCTAAGCGCTTTAAGAAAGTCGCAGGCGGCTTTAAACGTAAGAGTGCTCACAAGAGTCACATCCTTACTAAAATGACAACAAAGCGTAAGCGTCAACTTCGTGGTACCAATTTGGTTCACAAGTCTGATGTTGTACTAATTGATCGCATGTTGCGAACTAAGTAA
- the infC gene encoding translation initiation factor IF-3 yields the protein MKRDNGKERGNKVKLNQHIQAREVRLIGPNGDQIGVVALADALEAARSVELDLVEISPDAEPPVCKVMDFGKHIYELKKQKAAAKKNQVRNTVKEVKFRPGTDEGDYKIKLRNLIKFLEYGDKAKITLRYRGREMAHQELGMQMLKRLEGDLEEYGSVEMYPKMEGRQLTMVVAPKKKK from the coding sequence ATCAAGCGAGACAACGGTAAAGAGCGCGGTAATAAGGTTAAACTTAACCAACATATTCAAGCTCGCGAAGTCCGTCTGATCGGACCTAACGGTGACCAGATTGGTGTTGTAGCATTAGCAGACGCCTTGGAAGCAGCACGCTCAGTAGAGCTCGATTTAGTGGAAATCTCACCAGATGCCGAACCACCTGTTTGTAAGGTGATGGACTTTGGTAAGCACATCTACGAATTGAAGAAGCAGAAGGCTGCCGCTAAAAAGAATCAGGTACGAAACACCGTGAAGGAAGTCAAGTTCCGTCCTGGTACAGATGAAGGTGACTATAAGATTAAGTTACGCAATCTTATTAAGTTCCTTGAATATGGAGACAAGGCTAAAATTACGCTTCGCTATCGCGGACGTGAGATGGCCCATCAAGAACTCGGTATGCAGATGTTAAAACGTCTGGAAGGAGATCTTGAAGAGTACGGTAGTGTGGAGATGTACCCCAAAATGGAAGGTCGTCAACTTACTATGGTAGTGGCTCCGAAAAAGAAGAAGTAA